TGCCTTCAAGGTCCGGACCGAATACGCCAAGATGCAGGGGAATGAGACGGAATCCACCGTCCTTGCATCTCTTGAGCGATTGCTACAGGATCCTGAAATCGATGTGGTGTGTATTGTCCGTGGTGGCGGTTCCAAGACGGACCTGAACTATTTTGACAGCGAAGCCCTGTGCCGTGCCGTGGCGAACTACCCTGTTCCGGTCTTTACGGGCATCGGGCACGAAATCGACAAGAGCCTGCTGGACGAAGTGGCCTACCTTTCGTGTATCACGCCTACGGACTGTGCAAAGCGCCTGGCGGAGCGGATGACTGAAAGCTGGCAGGCCATGCTGACTATGGTGAGTGGCATCCAGGACAGCGCCAAGACGCTCCTTTCTGAAACCAGGGAAGAACTTTCGGGTCTCGCCCATTCCCTGCAGCAGGCCGTCTTTGGCCGAATCCAGCAGGAAAAATCCGGACTGGCCATCAAGGGAACATCTTTGGCCAAAGAGGTCCATTTTATTTTGCGGAACGAATCCCAGCGGGTCTCCCGAAACGAAGAAGGTCTAAAGCAGGGTTCCCGCAAGATTCTGGATTTGGAAAAGGCCAAGTTCGAAATTACGGAGCTGAAAGTCAAGAGCGCAAGCCCGGAAACCGCCCTTGCCAGAGGGTATTCCTTCACCCTGGATGCAAAGGGCAAGTTCATCCGGAGCAAGGCTCAGGTCCAGGCAGGCGACCTCATAACCACCCGCCTCTCCGATGGAACGGTCCAGTCCGTAGTGCAGTAAAACGCACGTCAACCACGCCATGACGGCATACAAAAAATCCCGCATTTCTGCGGGATTTTTTCATAGGAGATCCCCGCCTTCGCGGGGATGACAAAGGGTGTCAGCGACTAGCGCTTCTTGCCCTTCTTGCCTTTCTTCTTATCCTTCTTCTTGTCCTTCTTGTTGGACTTCTTGTCTTCGTCGTCCTTGGGCTCATCC
The sequence above is drawn from the Fibrobacter sp. genome and encodes:
- the xseA gene encoding exodeoxyribonuclease VII large subunit, which encodes MDQPIKSFSVGKYLQSVKRKLTETPAVWVHGVITQMTVKERVVYLSIAEYEEGNVKPVATLPLTCFIPKYAAICQKAENAAKPFTLREQIKVCFLVQADLYITLGKFQAQILDIDPVYTIGELAITRQAILKKLTEEGLLHKNAELELPPTPLHVGLITGESTAAYKDFTTRLDASPFAFKVRTEYAKMQGNETESTVLASLERLLQDPEIDVVCIVRGGGSKTDLNYFDSEALCRAVANYPVPVFTGIGHEIDKSLLDEVAYLSCITPTDCAKRLAERMTESWQAMLTMVSGIQDSAKTLLSETREELSGLAHSLQQAVFGRIQQEKSGLAIKGTSLAKEVHFILRNESQRVSRNEEGLKQGSRKILDLEKAKFEITELKVKSASPETALARGYSFTLDAKGKFIRSKAQVQAGDLITTRLSDGTVQSVVQ